One stretch of Chryseobacterium indologenes DNA includes these proteins:
- a CDS encoding GLPGLI family protein, which yields MQLKTIIAILLFSFAQSFYSQDMRIDYNLIYKEDSLSTETVSKKMVLLIQDGESRFCTEKQYQVDSLRSIGFYGFAVGDYVFDAVRDKQNRISKHYYMSADVYKLTESIQLDWKIEKEIAEKYGYNCQKATLSYKGRVWEAWFTQDIPVQEGPYVFKGLPGLIVEMEDKSHSYKFSFSGLKKGFQKINFVSLGFKLVNVSRNNFKKVMLDYYNDPFHEMSSGNVKAKFKDEKGNEIEPNFREMTKNIQTSLKKNNNPIELSEAIKYP from the coding sequence ATGCAATTGAAAACGATCATAGCAATTCTGCTTTTCTCATTCGCTCAAAGTTTTTATTCTCAGGATATGAGAATAGACTATAATCTTATCTATAAAGAAGACTCTTTAAGTACTGAAACAGTATCCAAAAAAATGGTACTCCTCATTCAGGATGGAGAATCCAGATTTTGCACGGAAAAACAATATCAGGTAGATTCTCTGAGAAGTATTGGCTTTTATGGTTTTGCCGTGGGAGACTATGTTTTTGATGCAGTAAGAGATAAGCAGAATAGAATCTCAAAGCATTACTATATGTCAGCCGATGTATATAAACTGACAGAATCTATACAGTTAGACTGGAAAATAGAAAAAGAGATTGCTGAAAAATATGGTTATAACTGCCAGAAAGCAACATTAAGCTATAAAGGTAGAGTTTGGGAAGCTTGGTTTACACAGGATATTCCCGTGCAGGAAGGTCCCTATGTTTTCAAAGGGTTGCCAGGTTTGATTGTGGAGATGGAAGATAAAAGTCATTCCTATAAATTCTCCTTTTCAGGGTTGAAAAAAGGTTTTCAAAAAATAAACTTTGTGAGCTTGGGCTTTAAGCTAGTAAATGTTTCAAGGAATAATTTTAAAAAGGTAATGCTGGACTATTATAATGATCCGTTTCATGAGATGAGTTCTGGAAATGTGAAAGCAAAATTTAAGGATGAAAAGGGAAATGAAATAGAACCCAATTTTAGGGAAATGACAAAAAATATACAAACTTCCCTGAAAAAAAACAATAATCCCATAGAATTATCAGAAGCGATTAAATACCCATAG
- the sprA gene encoding cell surface protein SprA produces the protein MSVSAFAQQAKDTTIIRKQYEIADPTRYEAYFDIKTGMYYVYPKIGNTITGPPTAMSPEEYKEYVLALQTRAYYKEKSEKYNLLFRKDKSDARKRGLIPSVMINNKLFETLFGGNKIEIIPSGYASIDFAGLYQKIDNPLILPQNRTSFTFDIDQRIQLGLLGKVGENLQLKANYDTQSGFAFENRMNLVWQAKGSWKDLQSKGLGNVDKPNEGGEDKIIKRVEFGNVNMPLSTSLIRGSQSLFGVKTEFQLGKTFGTIVLSQQQGEARNIVVQGGGVMNNFKVSANDYEENQHYFLGHYFLDKYDNALLNYPQINSTINITRLEVWVLDQGNSNLAYQKGIIGIRDLGEGGGVLPDNSVNNLYDDISAKAGTREAGKDYNGVFQGQSFGGSPPYVNGEHFIFNSKARKLNANEFTFQPQLGYISLNQKLNDQQLLAVSYSYTVNGSNKVYKVGEFSEESQVLITKVLKVNNSVDVSSPMWKLMMKNIYSLDAGQVSPDGFILNVYYKDQKTGGKVNYLPDTPVKDLNLLKLLNWDRLNMNGDIQNNKDGTKGDGVFDFVNGITVRPETGRIIFTKVQPFGDYMQQVLGSNDPQYVFHDLYDQVKPTNGQTIVPQRYTIEGRYKGVQGQGISLGAVNVPQGSVKVSANGVQLSEGVDYTVDYMLGTVTIINENVKQSGQAINISLENQLTFNTQRKRFLGLNLERRFNENFILGGTVINYSESPLTQKVNFGQEAVNNTMAGINLMYNNQAPYLTRFTDKLPLIKTEAPSNINFKMEAAYLLPGLNKATNSQSYIDDFEQTTSKISLKEPAAWSLASRPEKNTEPPFNIPPTSDDLTSGYGRGLLSWYNIDPRFWGVGGRVPGGITPQSVSNHASRRVLLSEIYNNRDFVAGDQTYTNTLDISFYPKERGPYNVNPATEQAVSRWGGIMRPISVPNFVSSNIEYVEFWMMDPYADGNKLGDNPKLLLHLGNVSEDILKDGKMLYENGLPAPGVTSNTTTSNWGVQPKQPPILYAFSTEGDGRKAQDVGYDGLSSDQEAMRFGNTFVNPVTNIVDPAVDDFVFYLSDKFTGSQAASLVERYKYFRNPDGNSEANSLNVASQTPDAEDINRDYNLDQIESYNEYPIKLDQASLSLGGNNIVDIKTVKAVFQNGQSADVKWYLFRIPVSNFDKTQGAHSETVLNNVRFARLMLTGFENTSTLRFGTMDLVRSDWRKYPKSLATYSNAPLDPATNEGVTIDSEIGKLEVGSVNIEENALNQPPYVLPPGIDRQVLSGNAGAQRQNEASLYMKAKELEASKAQGVFKNTNLDMRRYKKLKLFVHAHDPINRDINVGKIDEKTKFFIRFGNDPTDNYYEYEASLKLTSTSATAPMEIWPMENEVNLDIQNFVDAKIRRDKMYADKIMQRFLDPNFEEGDTYKRIYVKGRPSLGNVTTIMVGIRNGQQRGVGPSIDRILWVNEIRLSEIENDGGYAGNASLNFNLGDFATVNTNASYTSVGFGNIDSKPAERNQSTQSAFSINTAINVDKLLPEKTGIKIPLNYSYSQTIEDPKYNPLDTDVEFSKAPNREQLKKVARTYTQQRSIGVVNMRKERVNQNKKPKFYDIENVSVTAVYNDDYFRDIYTKRNYRQYLRGYVDYNYTFKPWVIKPFNKMISDTAKSTKYLRWVKEFNINPIPTRLSFRTEIDRNYNELEFRNIEAILSGNTSGDIDAIRNRNFYFGWQYGLGFNFTKSLKLEINSATRTLNDNIDVNTMDNKAIFGNVFRAGRPVLYNHRAQLNYKLPFQYLPYLDFIDAEVGYGFTYNWNARSTALYGAVNPDNNKVESLGSIGQNTNVIQATATADIPKFFGQFNYFKNINAKLQKRKQEMDSLNNVYTKQWEKNRYAYKKYKFKNTLTVLQSAAFFLTSFKQLDVSYTENNGTVLPGLLSAPNWYGSGQTLGGPTIGFLLGSQADIRRTVMENGWVSGSNFMTDAYVRMSTKELRANLQMMPMNDFRIDLNVLHNFNSNFSHSGFNYVNPAGVPDPSFTFATDMITYSNSTMLLSSSFKDGTAVYQAIRENAIKLSQQLAGPNAEIGNDGFAKHYSIANAYVLIPAFRAALEGKSVSPIGNPKKAGMPLPNWRITYSGLKNIPIISGQFTKFDILHGYTATYTATGIQSNIDYHSNPGGYYQTVDDAGNIKLNDGDKINPYTFAQVGYVESFSPLLGIDVTMRNNMQFGLQYNKNRMMVLGLVNHTLTEDSNTEYVVRLGYIVRNFRLGTANIRGRGTRGKGSDLNIRGDISLRDSKTSIMNILLNDSQITGGQRLLNIKLSADYNVSENLNLRLFYEQMTSKYKISTAFPLSTIRAGISATFTFGESGGGL, from the coding sequence ATGTCTGTAAGTGCTTTTGCACAGCAGGCAAAAGACACAACGATCATACGAAAGCAATACGAGATAGCAGACCCCACGAGGTATGAGGCCTATTTCGATATAAAAACCGGGATGTACTATGTATATCCCAAAATTGGAAATACCATTACCGGTCCTCCTACTGCCATGTCTCCGGAAGAGTATAAAGAATATGTACTCGCTCTTCAGACCAGGGCATATTATAAAGAGAAATCGGAAAAATATAATCTCCTTTTTAGGAAAGACAAAAGTGATGCCAGAAAGAGAGGACTTATTCCTTCTGTGATGATCAACAATAAACTGTTTGAAACCCTGTTCGGGGGAAATAAAATAGAGATCATCCCTTCCGGATATGCCTCCATTGATTTTGCAGGCCTTTACCAGAAAATAGATAATCCGCTGATCCTTCCACAGAACAGGACCAGCTTTACTTTTGATATAGACCAGAGAATTCAGCTTGGGTTATTAGGAAAAGTGGGAGAAAACCTTCAGTTAAAAGCCAATTATGACACCCAAAGTGGTTTTGCTTTTGAAAATAGGATGAACCTCGTTTGGCAGGCGAAAGGAAGCTGGAAAGATCTTCAGAGTAAAGGTCTTGGGAATGTTGATAAGCCGAATGAAGGAGGTGAGGATAAAATTATTAAAAGAGTTGAATTTGGTAACGTAAATATGCCGCTTTCAACAAGTTTGATCCGTGGTTCACAATCATTGTTTGGGGTGAAAACAGAGTTCCAGTTAGGGAAAACTTTTGGAACCATTGTTCTTTCCCAGCAACAGGGTGAAGCCAGAAATATTGTAGTGCAGGGAGGTGGAGTAATGAATAATTTTAAAGTCAGTGCCAATGATTATGAAGAGAATCAGCACTACTTTTTAGGTCACTATTTCCTGGATAAATATGACAATGCGTTACTTAATTATCCACAGATCAATTCTACAATTAATATCACCAGACTTGAAGTTTGGGTGCTGGATCAGGGAAACAGTAACCTGGCTTATCAGAAGGGAATCATCGGGATCAGGGATCTTGGAGAAGGTGGTGGTGTATTGCCGGATAACTCAGTGAATAATTTATATGATGATATTTCGGCAAAAGCAGGGACGAGAGAAGCTGGTAAAGATTATAATGGTGTTTTTCAGGGACAGTCATTCGGAGGTTCACCTCCTTATGTAAACGGTGAGCATTTTATTTTTAATAGTAAAGCAAGAAAACTGAATGCTAATGAGTTTACATTTCAGCCACAATTAGGATATATTTCATTGAACCAAAAACTTAATGATCAGCAGCTTTTGGCGGTTTCCTATTCCTATACGGTAAACGGAAGCAATAAAGTATATAAAGTCGGAGAATTTTCAGAAGAAAGCCAGGTGCTGATTACTAAAGTATTGAAAGTTAACAATAGTGTAGATGTATCTTCTCCGATGTGGAAACTGATGATGAAGAACATTTATTCTTTAGATGCAGGTCAGGTATCTCCTGATGGATTTATTCTTAATGTATATTATAAAGACCAAAAAACCGGAGGTAAAGTAAATTATCTTCCGGATACTCCTGTTAAAGATTTAAATCTATTGAAATTACTGAACTGGGACCGTCTTAACATGAACGGAGATATTCAGAACAATAAAGATGGTACCAAAGGAGACGGTGTTTTTGACTTTGTTAACGGAATTACTGTGAGGCCGGAAACTGGAAGAATTATATTCACCAAAGTACAGCCTTTCGGGGATTATATGCAACAGGTATTAGGAAGTAATGATCCACAATATGTTTTCCATGATCTGTATGATCAGGTAAAGCCTACCAATGGTCAAACGATCGTTCCTCAACGATATACCATTGAAGGTCGTTATAAAGGTGTTCAAGGACAGGGAATTTCCCTGGGTGCAGTAAACGTACCTCAGGGATCTGTAAAAGTTTCTGCAAATGGAGTACAGCTTTCCGAAGGGGTAGACTATACCGTAGATTATATGCTTGGTACAGTTACCATCATTAATGAGAATGTAAAACAGTCTGGACAGGCTATTAATATTTCCTTGGAAAACCAGCTTACATTTAATACCCAAAGAAAAAGATTCCTGGGGTTGAATTTAGAAAGAAGGTTTAATGAAAACTTTATTTTAGGAGGAACCGTTATTAATTATTCCGAATCCCCACTTACCCAAAAGGTAAACTTCGGACAGGAGGCTGTCAATAATACAATGGCTGGGATTAATTTGATGTATAATAACCAAGCTCCTTATCTTACAAGATTTACAGATAAACTTCCTCTGATCAAGACTGAAGCTCCATCCAATATCAACTTTAAAATGGAAGCTGCATATCTGCTTCCTGGATTGAATAAAGCCACCAACAGCCAGTCTTATATTGACGATTTCGAGCAGACAACCTCTAAAATATCTTTAAAGGAACCCGCAGCTTGGAGTTTAGCATCAAGACCGGAAAAAAATACAGAACCTCCTTTCAATATTCCGCCAACAAGTGATGACTTGACAAGTGGTTATGGAAGAGGATTATTATCCTGGTATAATATTGACCCAAGATTCTGGGGAGTGGGAGGAAGGGTTCCAGGAGGGATTACACCGCAGTCTGTGTCCAATCATGCGTCAAGAAGAGTTTTGCTCTCTGAAATTTATAATAACAGGGATTTTGTAGCGGGAGATCAAACCTATACAAATACTTTAGATATCTCTTTTTATCCTAAAGAAAGAGGACCTTATAATGTCAATCCAGCAACAGAGCAGGCGGTGAGCAGATGGGGAGGAATTATGAGACCAATCAGTGTTCCTAACTTTGTAAGTTCAAATATTGAGTATGTTGAATTTTGGATGATGGACCCTTATGCTGATGGTAATAAACTTGGAGATAATCCGAAATTATTATTACACTTAGGGAATGTATCGGAAGATATCCTTAAAGATGGAAAAATGTTGTATGAAAATGGGCTTCCTGCCCCAGGAGTAACATCCAATACAACAACTTCCAATTGGGGGGTACAACCCAAACAGCCACCTATTTTATATGCCTTCTCTACTGAAGGGGATGGAAGAAAAGCACAGGATGTTGGATATGACGGTTTGAGTTCAGATCAGGAAGCAATGAGATTTGGGAATACCTTTGTGAATCCCGTAACCAATATTGTTGACCCTGCAGTAGATGATTTTGTATTTTATCTTTCAGATAAATTTACAGGCAGCCAGGCGGCTTCTTTGGTGGAGCGTTATAAATACTTCAGAAACCCCGATGGAAACTCAGAAGCAAACTCACTGAATGTGGCTTCACAAACTCCGGATGCTGAAGATATAAACAGAGATTATAATCTGGATCAGATTGAAAGTTATAATGAATATCCAATAAAATTAGATCAGGCAAGTCTTTCATTAGGAGGGAATAATATTGTTGATATAAAAACAGTAAAAGCCGTTTTCCAAAACGGGCAGTCTGCTGATGTGAAATGGTACCTGTTTAGAATACCGGTTTCCAATTTTGATAAAACGCAGGGAGCTCATAGTGAAACGGTACTTAATAATGTAAGATTTGCAAGGTTAATGCTTACAGGGTTTGAAAACACGTCTACTTTGAGATTCGGGACGATGGATCTTGTAAGATCAGACTGGAGAAAATATCCTAAGAGCCTTGCTACTTATTCAAATGCACCATTGGATCCAGCTACAAACGAAGGAGTAACCATAGATTCTGAAATCGGGAAACTTGAAGTAGGGAGTGTAAATATTGAAGAGAATGCTCTTAACCAGCCTCCTTATGTATTGCCTCCGGGAATTGACAGACAGGTATTAAGTGGAAATGCTGGGGCTCAAAGACAGAACGAGGCATCATTATATATGAAAGCTAAGGAATTGGAAGCTAGTAAAGCTCAGGGGGTATTCAAAAATACAAATCTGGATATGAGAAGATATAAAAAACTAAAACTTTTTGTACATGCTCACGATCCAATCAATAGAGATATCAATGTAGGTAAAATAGATGAGAAAACTAAATTCTTTATTCGTTTTGGAAATGATCCTACAGATAACTATTATGAATATGAAGCGTCTTTGAAGCTTACTTCAACTTCGGCAACAGCTCCTATGGAAATCTGGCCTATGGAAAATGAGGTGAATCTTGATATTCAGAATTTTGTTGATGCCAAGATCAGAAGAGATAAAATGTATGCTGATAAAATTATGCAACGATTTCTGGATCCGAATTTTGAAGAAGGAGATACCTATAAAAGAATTTATGTGAAGGGACGTCCAAGCTTAGGAAACGTGACAACTATTATGGTTGGTATTCGAAATGGACAGCAAAGAGGAGTTGGGCCTTCTATCGACAGAATTTTATGGGTTAACGAAATCCGTCTTTCTGAAATTGAAAATGATGGCGGGTATGCTGGAAACGCAAGCTTAAATTTCAATCTTGGAGATTTTGCAACCGTTAATACCAATGCTTCTTATACTTCAGTAGGATTTGGAAATATTGATTCAAAACCGGCAGAGAGAAATCAGTCTACTCAGTCTGCGTTCAGTATCAATACAGCAATCAATGTAGATAAACTTTTACCGGAAAAGACAGGGATCAAAATTCCATTGAATTATTCTTATTCACAAACCATTGAAGATCCGAAGTATAATCCTTTGGATACTGACGTTGAATTTAGCAAAGCTCCAAACAGAGAGCAGCTGAAAAAAGTAGCAAGAACCTATACGCAGCAAAGAAGTATCGGTGTTGTTAATATGCGTAAAGAAAGAGTGAATCAGAATAAAAAGCCTAAGTTCTATGATATCGAAAACGTTTCAGTAACTGCGGTATATAATGATGACTATTTCAGAGATATTTATACAAAAAGAAATTACAGACAGTATCTGAGAGGGTATGTTGATTACAACTATACCTTTAAACCATGGGTAATAAAACCATTCAATAAAATGATAAGTGATACTGCTAAGTCTACAAAATATCTGAGATGGGTAAAAGAATTCAATATCAATCCTATTCCAACAAGATTATCTTTCAGAACAGAGATTGACAGAAACTATAATGAACTTGAATTTAGAAATATTGAAGCTATTTTAAGTGGAAATACCAGCGGAGATATTGATGCTATCAGAAACAGAAATTTCTACTTCGGTTGGCAGTATGGTTTAGGATTCAACTTTACAAAATCATTAAAACTGGAAATTAATTCTGCTACCAGAACGCTTAACGATAATATTGATGTCAATACGATGGATAATAAAGCGATTTTTGGAAATGTATTCAGAGCAGGTAGACCGGTATTGTATAATCACAGAGCACAGTTGAATTATAAGCTTCCATTCCAGTATTTACCTTATCTGGACTTTATTGATGCAGAAGTTGGTTATGGATTTACCTATAATTGGAATGCAAGAAGTACCGCATTATACGGTGCAGTAAATCCAGACAACAACAAAGTGGAAAGCTTAGGTTCCATAGGTCAGAATACCAATGTTATCCAAGCTACTGCAACAGCTGACATTCCTAAATTCTTCGGACAGTTTAATTATTTTAAAAATATTAATGCCAAACTTCAGAAGCGTAAGCAGGAAATGGATTCCCTGAACAATGTATATACAAAGCAATGGGAAAAGAATAGATATGCGTATAAAAAGTATAAATTCAAAAATACGCTTACTGTACTTCAAAGTGCTGCTTTCTTCCTGACTTCATTCAAGCAGTTGGATGTAAGTTATACTGAGAATAACGGTACAGTACTTCCGGGATTATTGTCAGCTCCGAACTGGTATGGTTCTGGTCAGACATTAGGTGGTCCAACTATCGGATTCCTGCTGGGATCTCAGGCAGATATCAGAAGAACAGTAATGGAAAATGGATGGGTAAGTGGCTCTAATTTTATGACTGATGCCTACGTAAGAATGTCCACCAAAGAATTGCGGGCAAACTTACAGATGATGCCTATGAATGATTTCAGAATTGATCTGAATGTGTTGCATAATTTTAACAGTAACTTCTCACATTCTGGTTTTAATTATGTTAATCCAGCAGGAGTTCCTGATCCAAGCTTTACATTTGCAACAGATATGATTACGTATTCAAATTCTACCATGCTGCTAAGCTCATCATTTAAAGATGGTACCGCAGTATATCAGGCAATCAGAGAGAATGCAATAAAGCTTTCACAACAGCTGGCAGGACCAAATGCAGAAATAGGTAATGATGGGTTTGCGAAACATTATAGTATAGCCAATGCTTATGTATTGATCCCTGCATTCAGAGCTGCTCTTGAAGGAAAGTCTGTTTCTCCGATAGGAAACCCTAAAAAAGCAGGAATGCCATTGCCAAACTGGAGAATTACTTATTCAGGATTGAAGAACATTCCGATAATTAGCGGACAGTTCACTAAGTTTGATATCCTGCATGGTTATACAGCTACTTATACGGCAACCGGAATTCAAAGTAATATCGATTATCACAGTAACCCTGGTGGATATTATCAGACAGTAGATGATGCAGGTAATATTAAATTGAATGATGGAGATAAGATAAACCCTTACACATTTGCTCAGGTAGGATATGTAGAATCCTTCTCACCACTTCTTGGGATAGATGTTACGATGAGAAATAATATGCAGTTCGGTTTACAGTACAACAAAAACCGAATGATGGTGTTAGGATTGGTAAACCATACCCTTACTGAGGATTCGAATACGGAATATGTTGTAAGGTT
- a CDS encoding NADP-dependent malic enzyme, which translates to MSSNNNRDEKNFSQAALDYHKAEPKGKIEVIPSKPHSSQRDLSLAYSPGVAVPCMEIHDKPETVYDYTGKGNLVAVISNGTAVLGLGDIGAEASKPVMEGKGLLFKIFADINVFDIEIDEKDPDKFIEIVKGIAPTFGGINLEDIKAPEAFYIEQRLKEELNIPLMHDDQHGTAIISAAALINSLQIANKDIDKVKMVVNGAGAAAIACTKLYISLGLKKENVLMCDSKGVINHKRENLTPEKLDFIAQTDIETLEDAVKGSDVFVGLSKGNVMTPEMLLSMNENPIVFALANPDPEIAYDLALATRKDVIMATGRSDFPNQVNNVLGFPYIFRGALDVQATGINEEMKLAAVHAIADLAKEPVPEAVILAYNVQNLQFGREYFIPKPFDNRLITKVSSAVAKAAMESGVARKEITDFEEYEHQLLDRMGRDERLVRMMQSRAKSNPKRITLGNAEEYNVLKAAQILYEEGIAYPSLLGDKKYIQEQMERYGINLDIPIIDPSDDDQKENRKKYRETLWKLRQRKGMNEYKAKRYVRQRDYFGPLMLKHGDTDGLIVGFSKNYTSVLRPVLEVIEKDKGVDKVAAMMMILSEKKPIFFADTSINQNPTSEDLVNIAKMAEFTVKSFAIEPRIAMLGFENFAAISDTSKKVAKAVSILHEKYPKMIVDGEIQPDFAMNADHLSDYPFSKLGTTPANTFIFPNLESANLSYKILRGMKVAQVIGPILMGLKQPVHVLQMRSSVDEIVNLATIAVLDAQRREKK; encoded by the coding sequence ATGTCAAGTAACAACAATCGCGACGAAAAGAATTTTAGTCAGGCCGCGTTAGATTATCATAAAGCAGAACCCAAAGGGAAAATCGAAGTTATACCATCCAAGCCACACTCATCTCAAAGAGATTTATCATTGGCTTACTCTCCCGGAGTAGCGGTTCCTTGTATGGAAATTCACGATAAGCCGGAAACAGTATATGATTACACAGGAAAAGGAAACCTTGTAGCGGTAATCTCTAACGGTACTGCGGTACTTGGATTGGGAGATATTGGTGCAGAAGCTTCAAAGCCTGTAATGGAAGGGAAAGGTCTTTTGTTTAAAATTTTTGCTGATATCAACGTTTTTGATATTGAAATTGATGAAAAAGATCCCGATAAATTTATTGAAATCGTTAAAGGAATTGCTCCAACATTTGGAGGAATCAACCTTGAAGATATTAAAGCTCCTGAGGCATTCTATATAGAGCAAAGACTAAAAGAGGAATTGAATATTCCTTTGATGCACGATGATCAGCACGGAACTGCTATTATTTCTGCTGCTGCATTAATCAATTCATTACAGATTGCCAATAAAGATATTGATAAAGTGAAAATGGTGGTGAACGGAGCCGGAGCTGCTGCCATCGCTTGTACTAAACTTTACATTTCATTAGGACTTAAAAAAGAAAATGTCCTGATGTGTGACAGTAAAGGGGTAATCAATCATAAGAGAGAAAACCTTACTCCTGAAAAATTAGATTTCATTGCCCAGACGGATATTGAAACATTGGAAGATGCTGTAAAAGGATCTGATGTTTTCGTAGGATTATCAAAAGGAAATGTGATGACTCCTGAAATGTTGTTAAGCATGAATGAGAACCCTATCGTGTTTGCTTTAGCGAATCCGGATCCTGAAATTGCTTATGATTTAGCTCTTGCAACCCGTAAAGATGTTATCATGGCAACTGGAAGAAGTGATTTTCCTAATCAGGTAAACAATGTATTAGGATTCCCTTATATTTTCCGTGGTGCGTTAGATGTTCAGGCGACAGGAATTAATGAAGAAATGAAGCTTGCGGCAGTACATGCTATTGCTGATCTTGCAAAAGAACCGGTTCCGGAAGCTGTAATTCTTGCTTATAATGTTCAGAATCTGCAGTTTGGAAGAGAATATTTCATTCCAAAGCCATTTGACAACAGATTGATTACAAAAGTATCCAGTGCGGTTGCTAAAGCAGCTATGGAAAGTGGTGTTGCAAGAAAAGAAATTACTGATTTCGAAGAGTACGAGCACCAGCTTTTAGACAGAATGGGCAGAGATGAGAGATTGGTAAGAATGATGCAGAGCCGTGCAAAATCCAATCCGAAGAGAATTACTCTTGGAAACGCTGAAGAATATAATGTATTAAAGGCAGCACAAATTCTTTACGAAGAAGGAATTGCTTATCCGAGTCTTTTAGGAGATAAAAAATACATCCAGGAACAGATGGAACGCTACGGAATCAATCTGGACATTCCAATCATTGATCCAAGTGATGATGATCAGAAAGAAAACAGAAAGAAATACAGAGAAACACTTTGGAAGCTTCGTCAGAGAAAAGGAATGAACGAGTACAAAGCGAAGAGATATGTTCGCCAGAGAGATTATTTCGGACCTTTAATGCTTAAACATGGCGATACTGATGGTCTTATTGTTGGTTTCTCTAAAAATTATACTTCTGTATTACGTCCAGTGTTAGAAGTGATTGAAAAAGATAAAGGCGTAGATAAAGTAGCGGCAATGATGATGATTTTATCGGAAAAGAAACCAATTTTCTTCGCAGATACATCGATCAATCAAAATCCTACATCTGAAGATCTTGTGAATATTGCTAAAATGGCTGAATTTACAGTGAAATCTTTCGCTATCGAACCTAGAATTGCAATGCTTGGATTTGAAAACTTTGCTGCCATTTCGGATACCTCCAAAAAAGTGGCGAAAGCAGTAAGCATCCTTCATGAGAAATACCCTAAGATGATCGTTGATGGTGAGATTCAGCCGGATTTTGCAATGAACGCAGATCATTTAAGTGATTATCCTTTCTCAAAATTAGGAACAACACCAGCCAACACATTCATCTTCCCGAATCTTGAAAGTGCCAACCTTTCTTACAAAATTCTAAGAGGAATGAAAGTAGCACAGGTAATCGGACCAATACTGATGGGATTAAAACAACCGGTACACGTTCTTCAGATGCGTTCAAGCGTAGATGAGATCGTAAACCTTGCAACAATTGCCGTTCTTGACGCGCAAAGAAGAGAGAAAAAGTAA
- the ruvA gene encoding Holliday junction branch migration protein RuvA encodes MIFSLQGNVQELTPTYAVINVQGVGYYVGISLMTSQTLTLNQQTVLFIQQIIREDAHLLFGFNTRSEKEMFNLLISVNGVGAVSALILLSTLSLDEIASGILSGNSALIQKAKGIGAKTAERIIVDLKDKVQKFSGPAENISSMVNNKIKEEALSALEVLGIPKRTSEKMADKILKQNPDLSVEELVKQILKNI; translated from the coding sequence ATGATATTTTCTTTACAAGGTAATGTTCAAGAACTTACACCTACCTATGCAGTAATCAATGTACAAGGCGTTGGCTACTATGTGGGGATCAGCTTAATGACCTCACAAACACTTACTTTAAATCAACAAACTGTTTTATTTATCCAGCAGATTATTCGTGAAGACGCTCATCTTTTGTTCGGCTTTAACACTCGTTCTGAAAAAGAGATGTTCAATTTGTTAATAAGCGTTAATGGAGTAGGTGCTGTTTCAGCCCTTATACTGTTATCTACCTTAAGCCTTGATGAGATTGCCTCAGGAATCCTTTCAGGAAACAGTGCACTGATTCAAAAAGCCAAAGGAATCGGAGCCAAAACAGCAGAGAGAATTATTGTTGATCTTAAAGATAAAGTACAGAAATTCAGTGGTCCCGCGGAGAATATTTCGTCGATGGTGAATAATAAAATCAAGGAAGAAGCGTTATCTGCATTAGAAGTTTTAGGAATCCCTAAGCGGACAAGTGAGAAGATGGCGGATAAGATCTTGAAACAAAATCCTGACCTCTCAGTTGAAGAATTGGTTAAACAAATTTTAAAAAACATTTAA